Within Salvia splendens isolate huo1 chromosome 21, SspV2, whole genome shotgun sequence, the genomic segment GGAGGAGGCGACGGTGGAGGATTTGCAGACGAAGCTGGAGCAATGGCGATTGGACCAAGGGTATCAGAAGCTCGGGAACGGCGGCGATAATAAGAGGCAGAGGAAGAACAGCCACAGCCGGAGTAGAACGGCCGAAGGCAGCGAGGGCGACGGCCGGTTCTCGTGCTTCGGGAATGCGTGCGGTTGCGAGTTCGCCGTGAGTTACGGTGGCGGGAAGAATCGGCACCGTGATTCCAATAGCGGAATTGTaatttcttgaatttttttcattttgtgttTTTGAGAAGTGAGAATTGATGATAGGATGTAGAGTTGGAATGTTTTGATATGATATTTGCTTAAATGGATTTGATCTAGATATAAACATTTGATGAAATTTTACTTTTATTGCTATGTTGCATAGTACATTAGTACTCCTAATATCATCGTTTTATaggtttttttataaaaaaaatcatttttttaaaatttaaatatatgaatgtagtgttcttttgATTATCTCTAGATAAGCAATTTCAATTTCTGTTTAAATCCAAATTGTTGTATTTACGCgctaatcaaatgcaaactttatatattgtataaactctaaacttttcaacacaatgtcaacacagtgtaaaatttcaagattttgatgtcaatacaacatcaactgttaacattgtgttgacattttttgttactattattttttcatctgttcacattttctaacggtccatatcataatttggagtttgtacaatatatagacttatagcattttatcactaccatatatataaGTAAACCATACATGTTAATATAATGAGTTGATGCAACCTTAAATCTCATGTTGCCCAAGACAATAGAATCATAAATTTCATAACATTAGAGAACCCAAAAAATTAACTGGAATAATTAAACACCGAGTCAAAAAATACAAAGAATGGGAAGAATTAAGATTCAAAAGCAGTAggagtaaaataaaattcaaaaaatgggAGCATATAATCAAGGAAAACCTTTAGCTAAGCTCCAATCTCTAGTTTAGtttgaacattaaatataaACAATTGCAGATTATAATAAAACCTTTaatctaaaaaaatattgtatatATCACTAATGTAATTCTCTCCTTCTATCCGCGCCGGCGGCATTTCCGTGTTTACCACCGCCGGGATTgtttccgccgccgccgcacgCTATCTTGATCTCAATCCCGTAAACGATACACGAAAACAGGCCGCCATCGGAGTTCCCTCGCGAATGGCGGCTCCCCATGGCTGACGTTTCTGATTGATCGCCGTCGTAAACCACCCTCCGCCACCTGTCTCCGGCGATTCGGGGTATGTATCCCTTGGCCATGGCGTCTTCCATTGTCATCTCCTCCACAATTGAGCTCGAATCATCGGGCTCCACGTGTTTGATGACGTGGCACCTCGCCATTGGAGGCGGCTGCATCTTCATTGCCATGTCAGCTGCCACGATGGATGCCGAGGGCCCAATGTCGGAGCAAAGCTCCGACCCATTTATCATGGATCCGTTGCATATGGATCCGTTACAAACGGATCCGTTGATCATGGATCCGTTGCAAACGGATCCCGACTTCAGAGGGAAGTCGTTGTGGTTGATCTCGGATTCGCTGGCCGATCGCCGCCACATTTGGATTTTCTTGCGAAATCCGCCACCGTGTTCTCCGCCCGTTTCCCGAGGTGGGTGATTCGCTTTCCCGTAGATCTCGGAAAAGTTGTCGTTGTTGTGCTGCCGGAGCATGGCGCGGAGGCTGTGGTCTGTGAAGGTGATCCCCATGTTGAGGATGCCCTGAGGGGTGCCCGAGGGGCGTCGGATTTGTAGGGCGACGAATCTCGTGCTCTGTTGGGGCGAGCCCCGGATGGCTAGGGCCAGGAGATCGCTGACTAGGACGTTGACCGTCCCCACAAGGACGTGGCGGAACCATGATATTGTGTAGATCTCCACGTGCAAGTTTGCATTAATTTCAAACAAGGCCTGGATGTCCACGTGGAACGTGAATTTGTCATTCCATGTGGGGTTCGTGTGGTGATGGTCCGTTTGGGTGGTCACTTTTTGGCTAGGGTTGATCCACGCGACCGCGTAGGTGCGCATGGATTTCGAGAGAGGCGTTAGGTCTTGAGCGGAGATGAGGCTGATCTCGAGGATTTGGGCCGCGATGGGCGGTCCGCCGGGGTCTGGAGGCAGGGCTGTGGCATCCATTCGTCGCCCGTGGTAGGATGCACGGACGATTAGTGGGAATTAATGGAAATGTTGAGTGTATGTGGTTTGTAaattattattgaaattttgctttattttttgtAATGATTTTTTGACCATTAGTTCTTGAAGTTGAAATTGTTTCAAATTTGTTTAGCCACGAATGATCCTCAAAATTTCCATGAGAAACGGAAAAATGTATGGAACTATAATTTCGTGtttaaaaattattcaaatttaataatatcCTTTTTGCAACATGGTTTCATATGAAATTCATCATAATTACATATTGAaagataaaattgaaatttgaaagcTTAGCTGTCTCACCGGTCTTTCAGCATCTCCAACTTAggaaattaataaatttgtctCCTTTAATTATTGTCACCTGTAAACATATCCAATTCCGAGCCATCTAATATGTATATAAATTAAACAGTTGATATCATCCTATGAAATTACAATTCCCCCAATTAggtattaaattaattttgtcaattaatttgaatttatttgaaattgtaAGCCATGCACTCCTATAAAAcgtttttttatatactcccccgtcccctaaaaatagaaacttatGAAACGTCACATAAAGTTTGTTAGTGGAAAAAGAGTCTCACTTTATTATAGAGAAAGAAATTTCCTAACtagaaattttctatttttaggtgacggacaaaaaaagaaaagagtttaTTTTTAGGTGAAAAATAGAGTATTAATTACTAAGGAGTGTTAGTATATATTGTACCATGATCATTATAATCTTTTATTTGAAGTTTTTCTCACTAATGTTATCAAGGGTATTCATCGGTGGATCAAGTAAATATTCTTCTTGCTGATTTGCAAGCACTTCGAAAGATGATATAGTAGATCCAAGAATTTAAAAATACTCCATACCCAGAATCGttgtatttttataatattggAAACTCAATGAATTTTCGTAcaacttttttttgtttgattccTATAGTTTCATTCTAAttccttactttattctctcaacttcacacacaaaataaagttgcataaattcttGTGCCACCCAAAaaatgagtcatcttccttatgccggagggagtatgatattttcttatagtttgaatACCTAAACTGATATTTTTCACTTCACTTTATGTCAaatcctccttctctctctttttctcttaaactgttataaagtaaaaaattaaaataaaatatactatgaaaattcttaaatatattaattataaatggatgaaaaaggaaaaatgggaTATTTAATgtcggatggagggagtactatttttaagTTTCTGATGTTGTTGAAAAGcattatagtactactagtttcgctatttttgttgttttttcagAACAGGGAGGAGAAAAGGCGAAGCCTAGGATGTGAAAGTTGTTATTGACAACTCAATTTCTGCAATTGGTCCGGTCTCGCCTAAACCAAGCACCATTAGGGTTGTTCCTGCACCTGCAACACCAGACATCATTGCTAGACATGACAAAGCTTCTGCAACCGATGCTAACGAGGGCTCACATTCAAAAAAAAAGAGCATGTTGTGTATCATTAAATCTTGATACGAGTGAGAATGAGAACGAGGCTAAGGATATTGGGCGCCCTCAGACTCTTCTCGCGTATAGAAGAAGACATGCAACAAATCTAGTTCAGTGCACTCAGAATAATAGATTGATCAgcactatccactaacatttttactcatttttcttataaagtcaaacaatttctttaaaactcgtgccaagtCAAACTGTGTCTTTAATTGGCAAACAGAGGGAGTCTTAGTTTTGTTGTTTTTTCAGAACTGGGAGATGAAAAAGGAGAAACCGAGAATGTAAAAGTGGCTATTGGCAGCTCAATTTCTGCAATTGGTCCGATCTCGTTATCCACGATGCCTTAACCAAGCAGCTTTAGTGGTGTTCCAACACCTGCAACACCTCACATTGTTGCTAGACATGGCAAAGCTTATGCTACAGATGCTAACAAGTAACAAGTGCTCATATTCGAAAAAAGAACATGTTGCAGATCTTTAAATCTTGAAACGAGTAAGAATGGGAACGAGGCTAAGGATATTGGGCGTCCCCAGATTCTTCTCGCGTATAGGAGAAGACATGCAAAGGTTCAGGGCACTCAAAATAACAGATTGATCAGCATTACAGCATTCTGAGTGCCCTGAACCTTTGCATGTCTTCTCCTATACGCGAGAAGAATCTGGGGACGCTCAATATCCTTAGCCTCGTTTCCATTCTTACTCTTATCAAGATTTAAAGATCTGCAGCATGTTTTTTTTTCGAATGTGAGCACTCATTAGCATCCGTAGCAGAAGCTTTGCCATGTCTAGCAACAATGTCTAGTGTTGCAAATGTCGGAACACTGCTAAAGCTGCTTGGTTTAGGCGTCGTGGATAATGATATCGGACCAATTGCAGAAATCGAGCTGCCAATAGCAACTTTTACATCCTCGGCTTAGCCTTTTTCATCTCCCAGTTCTGAAAAAACAACAAAACTAAGACTCCCTCTGTCTGCTAATTAAAGACACATTTTGactcggcatgagttttaaagaaattgtttgactttataagGAAAAGGGTAAATTGCTTCAAAAGTCGTCAACTTTGCAAATAGTTTGGTATTTCCcgtaaactttaaaagttgcatgaaaagtcatgaactttaccaaGTGTTGCAAATTTCTCGTACGACCCGACCCGGTACATTTCCGACAAAAACTAGCCCTGCGTGGCTCGACGGAGGCGTGACATGGCAAAATCTCCGGCAGAAcaataaaacgacgtcgttttctagtttcaattaaattaaaatatatatcaatttagggtttatgtCTCTTCTCTCTGTGACAGAAATCTCAATTCCCGTTGAGATTTAAACTCTTTCTTCTCCATTGCGACATGTAACTGGTCGCGATTCGTCAATCTACAATCCCATCGTGTTTCCTCCATAGGTAGGGTGGCGATTCCTCCACCTCACAAATCTCGGATGGCCGGAATACCCGACATGGGAAATCGGCACCCAaatgtaaagttcatgacttttcatgcaacttttaaagtttacgAGAAATACCAAACTATTTGCAAAGTTGACGACTTTTAAAGCAATTTACCCTAAGGAAAATGAGTATAAATGTTAGTGGATACTGCTGATCAATTTGTTATTCTGAGTGCCCTGAACCAGATTTGTTGCATGTCTTCTCCTATACGCGAGAAGAGTCTAAGGGCGCCCAATATCCTTACTCCCATTCTCACTCGTATCAAGATTTAATGATCTGCAGCATGCTCTTTTTTTGGAATGTGAGCCCTTGTTAGCATCAGTAGCAGAAGCTTAGCCATGTCTAGCAACGATATCTGGTGTTGCAGGTGCAGGAACACCCATAATGGTGCTTGGTTTAGGCGAGACCGGACCAATTGCAGAAATCGAGCTGCCAATAACAACTTTCACATCCTCTGCTTCGCCTTTTTCATCTCCTCCATGTTCTGAGAAAACAACAAATACAACGAAACTAATAGTACTATAATGCTTTTCAACACCATAAGAAActtaaaaatagtactccctccatccgacATTAAATATCCCATTTTTCGTCCGTTTgttaataaatgtctcatttcacttttactcttTTTGGTACGTGaatcacacattccactaactcatttcattcacattttattactataaaaccaATATCCAAAATTAGGATCCACCttacactaacttttttctcattttctttcataacgtcaaacaatttcttaaaaactGCACTGATTAGAAGTAATACATTTTGAAATAATCAGCAAGACAAGGAAAATTATTTAGcaacaaaataaaagagatgGGAGATTATTAATTTGCGTTAGTTACCATGTGAATTTTGAGTTTCCGTCTTGCGTCGCCAATGATGCCTTGTATAAGCTGCAAACGCAAAAGGGTAGAATTGTAAAACCCAATAGCATCTCCATTGATAAATAATTTgctaatttaacaacaaatgcAAAAGGACAAGTTGAATGAAAACAGGAAGCAATTATTGAGAGTGTAAGTATTATTTGTGTTGCTTGATTCCGGCCATTTTGACATATCTCCTCCATTATCTGCAATCCTGTTTTTCCAAAGAgactattagaaatgggccactcaca encodes:
- the LOC121784450 gene encoding uncharacterized protein LOC121784450; protein product: MDATALPPDPGGPPIAAQILEISLISAQDLTPLSKSMRTYAVAWINPSQKVTTQTDHHHTNPTWNDKFTFHVDIQALFEINANLHVEIYTISWFRHVLVGTVNVLVSDLLALAIRGSPQQSTRFVALQIRRPSGTPQGILNMGITFTDHSLRAMLRQHNNDNFSEIYGKANHPPRETGGEHGGGFRKKIQMWRRSASESEINHNDFPLKSGSVCNGSMINGSVCNGSICNGSMINGSELCSDIGPSASIVAADMAMKMQPPPMARCHVIKHVEPDDSSSIVEEMTMEDAMAKGYIPRIAGDRWRRVVYDGDQSETSAMGSRHSRGNSDGGLFSCIVYGIEIKIACGGGGNNPGGGKHGNAAGADRRRELH